In Thermoanaerobaculum aquaticum, a single genomic region encodes these proteins:
- a CDS encoding multiheme c-type cytochrome, with translation MVRKVLILALAVTGTWGVWATATAAPETTQASCVGCHKAVTPALVADWQLSKHAANDVDCAACHGDQHRSAADTAKALIPTPDTCATCHEDRVAQFKRGKHAFAWAAMKAMPTTHALPVAMREGMKGCGGCHKIGLKSEQEVKELKASGAGFGLASCDACHTRHTFSVTEARQPQACQTCHMGFDHPQWEMYSASKHGVRYLLKQAKVLPAETPAPTCQTCHMPEGNHEVRTPWGFLAVRLPLPEEPQWAADQTTILQALGVLDPAGKPTPRLEVVKAAQVARLSAEDFQKEREKLLKVCSQCHSSRFAQEQVQRGDEMIKEADHLLAEAIREVAGLYRDGILAKPSSYAHAFPDLLTFHDAPTPIEQKLFVMHLEHRMRAFQGTFHANPDYALWYGWSELKRDLAEIKAMASELRQAHAATPKR, from the coding sequence GCATTGGTAGCCGATTGGCAGCTCTCCAAGCACGCCGCCAACGACGTGGATTGCGCTGCGTGTCATGGGGATCAGCACCGCTCGGCAGCGGATACCGCCAAAGCGCTCATCCCCACCCCGGACACCTGCGCCACCTGTCACGAAGACCGGGTGGCCCAGTTCAAGCGAGGCAAGCACGCCTTTGCCTGGGCAGCCATGAAGGCCATGCCCACCACCCACGCCCTGCCGGTGGCCATGCGGGAAGGGATGAAAGGCTGCGGAGGATGCCACAAGATCGGGCTCAAAAGCGAGCAAGAGGTCAAGGAGTTGAAAGCCAGCGGCGCGGGCTTTGGTTTGGCCTCCTGCGATGCCTGTCACACCCGCCACACCTTTTCGGTGACCGAGGCCCGCCAGCCCCAGGCCTGCCAGACCTGCCACATGGGCTTTGATCACCCGCAATGGGAGATGTACTCGGCATCCAAGCACGGGGTGCGCTACCTCTTGAAGCAGGCCAAGGTGCTGCCGGCGGAAACCCCGGCGCCCACCTGTCAAACCTGCCACATGCCCGAAGGCAACCACGAGGTGCGGACGCCTTGGGGCTTCTTGGCGGTGCGGCTGCCGCTGCCGGAAGAACCCCAGTGGGCCGCCGACCAAACCACGATCCTGCAAGCTCTAGGCGTCCTGGACCCGGCAGGCAAACCCACCCCGCGCCTGGAGGTGGTGAAGGCAGCGCAGGTGGCGCGGCTGTCCGCCGAGGATTTCCAAAAGGAGCGCGAGAAACTGCTGAAGGTTTGCAGCCAGTGCCACTCCAGCCGCTTTGCCCAGGAGCAGGTGCAACGGGGCGACGAAATGATCAAGGAAGCGGACCACCTGCTGGCTGAGGCCATCCGGGAAGTGGCCGGTCTTTACCGCGATGGCATCCTCGCCAAGCCCTCCTCCTACGCCCACGCCTTCCCGGATCTTTTGACCTTCCACGACGCCCCCACACCCATCGAACAGAAGCTCTTCGTCATGCACTTGGAGCACCGCATGCGTGCCTTCCAGGGCACCTTCCACGCCAACCCCGACTACGCCCTGTGGTACGGCTGGAGCGAGCTCAAGCGCGATTTGGCGGAAATCAAGGCGATGGCTTCGGAACTCCGGCAAGCTCATGCAGCAACGCCCAAGCGGTAA
- a CDS encoding cupin domain-containing protein → MRTLARLSVLVLLAGAALSAVQVVLAQDAVKALPANSKVLVDNDDVRVYEFWAKPGEKVAMHSHPRTVVYSLTDATATLTGADGKSQVSTFKAGQAIYHGPVTHKAENTGKTDIHFVVVEIKR, encoded by the coding sequence ATGAGAACACTGGCACGTCTTTCTGTTTTGGTCCTCTTGGCGGGCGCTGCCTTAAGCGCCGTACAGGTAGTGCTGGCCCAGGATGCGGTCAAGGCCCTACCTGCCAACAGCAAGGTGCTCGTGGACAACGACGATGTCCGCGTTTACGAGTTCTGGGCAAAACCCGGGGAGAAGGTCGCCATGCACTCCCATCCCCGCACCGTGGTTTACTCGCTCACCGACGCCACCGCTACACTCACCGGCGCCGACGGCAAAAGCCAGGTGTCCACCTTCAAGGCCGGACAGGCCATTTACCACGGGCCCGTAACCCACAAGGCTGAAAACACCGGCAAGACCGATATCCACTTCGTGGTGGTAGAAATTAAGCGGTAA